TAGGATGAAGCCACGAAATGGAGCCTTGGCAGCGCAAAGCAGTACGCCACGAGCAACACCATCACGACCACCACGTCAACGGGAAGAAGATACCCGGCCAGGGTCGCCGCCGCATCGGGCTTTTCCCTCCGCAGCGCTTTAAAGAAATTTACGGCGGAGCACACCATGATCAACGTGGAGGCGAGCTTCGGAAACACCGAGGGAGATGAGTATTTCCCGCTCGTCATGTCGAGGGCGAAGTAATATCCGAGAGCGCCGATGAGAAACATTATGACGGCTATGCCAAGTTCGCCGGGCTTTCTGCGCGCCTC
Above is a genomic segment from Aminivibrio sp. containing:
- a CDS encoding tripartite tricarboxylate transporter TctB family protein, with translation MEESREFLAEGSAEEPGGTVKDLSKYVPEARRKPGELGIAVIMFLIGALGYYFALDMTSGKYSSPSVFPKLASTLIMVCSAVNFFKALRREKPDAAATLAGYLLPVDVVVVMVLLVAYCFALPRLHFVASSYAFMVIGMVYLQRGKNIVRALLISALSLAVLVAVFRYLFLVILP